GTTGTCCACGTACTATATTTATAATCTAAGAGGCCAGCTGGCGTTTATCCTCCCTCCCAAAGCCGTTGATATCATTAAGGCAAGTTTCTCGATCTCCACAGCACTGGCAGCTGAACTATGTTTTTCTTATCGATACGACCTCAGAGGTCGAATTATCGAAAAGAAAATTCCGGGTGCGGAACCAGTTGAAATGGCATACGACAAAAGAGACCGCTTAGTTTTTTCAAGAAATGGCTTGTTAAAATCAAGATTTCAGTGCCAGGGATACTATTATGACTCTATCAACAGGCAAATTCAATACAATGTCTGCAACGATACAGCGTCTGTAAAAACAATACAGGCAGTTTTTGATACGATGACTGTTATTAGCCAATCTCCACCATTGCCATTTATACCCAACAATTGGATTATTCCGATGTCATATACTTATTATGACAAGTACAATTTTCCTGGTGCCAGTTCTTATACAACAACAGATATCAGTGCTAGCAGAGTAGGCAGTAATTCTTATCCGGAAACAATGCCCTCCAGCGCTTCCGCTATGACGAAAGGACTGGTCGTTGGTAAGCGATCATTTGTAATATCCGATACGGTATGGCTCACTACCACTTCATTTTATGATGATAAAGGAAAGGTAATTCAGGTTAATTCCGACAACTGGGCAAGAGGAAAAGATATAACAAATACCAGGTATGATTTCTCCGGGAAGATACTATCCACTTACCAGCGACACACTAATCCCAAAAGCAGATCAACGCCCTCATCAACTTTACTAACAATATTTCATTACGATGCAGCAGGAAGACCTGATTCACTTATTAAAACACTAAATGATAACCCTTTACTTCAAAAAGTAATCTGTCTTACATCATACGATGAGTTAGGCCAGAAAAAAAATGAACGTTTTGATGTAAATGCCTCCGGACAAATTGAAACCCTTAACTATTCCTATAATTTAAAAGGCTGGCTTAAATCCATCAATAAAAATTACCTAAACACAGCCAATAGTTCCAGCAATTGGTTTGGACTTGAGCTTTCCTACGATAATGGATTTGACAGTGTAAAATATGATGGAAATATTTCCGGAACAAAATGGAAAAGCGGTGATGATAATATCTCCCGGGCATACGGATATGGCTATGATCCAGTCAACAGATTAATATCAGCCTATTTTACCCAACAAAATGTTGGCAGCACTACCTGGACAAATACCCCTGTAAATTTTTCTGTTAGTGGAATAAGCTATGATGCAAGCGGCAATATATTTAGTATGAAACAAATGGGCATGAATGGCCCTATCTCCCAGACTATAGATAGCCTTAAATATTTCTATAGCTATGGTACTAATAGTTACACGAATAAGCTCTATTATGTGACAGATAAAGCCAATAATCCGGCTTCATTATTAGGAGATTTCCACGAAGCCAATAACACCGAAACGCAAGATTACTATTATGACCCCAACGGAAATATTTGTAAGGATAAGAATAAAAATATAGACACAATTTATTATAATGATTATAATTTACCCGCTATAATCAATATCCATAACCGGGGAGTTCTATATTACGTTTATGACGGCGAAGGCAACAAAGTTGGAAAAGTTATAATTGATACAGTCAGTTCACAACCCAGAGTCGTGCGAACAACCTATGCTAATGGGTTTGTCTACGTTAATAACAACAACACGCTTGATACCCTTCAATATATCAACCATGAGGCTGGCAGAATCAGGCCTGTATTTAAAACAGGACTTCCCACTCAATGGTCATTTGATTATTTCCTAAAAGACCATCTTGGTAATACAAGGGTTATTTTAGCAACCAGAAGAGATACTGCCACATATGCCGCAACAATGGAAAGTTCGGTAAGTGGGTTAGAAAATGCTTTGTTTAATAATATTGATAATACCCGGGCGCCTAAACCGAGTTATTACCCTAATGATCCTACAACCAATCCAAATGCTAATGTTGCCTTGCTAAATGGTGGAAGTGGTGGGCAAAAGATTGGCCCATCTAAAGTATTACGGGTTATGGCAGGGGATACTATATCCGTTTCGGTAAAAGCGGTATATCATAATGTCGGTGCCGCTACTTCAGCAAATACATCGTCTATTATGGTGGCCTCCATTCTGTCTGCATTTTCTGGGAACTTTGTTACAGATGGAGCACATAGTAGTGGAGGTGTAAGCTCTCCAATAAACAATTTAACCTCCAGTTTGTATGATAATTTGAGAACAAAGGATCCTGATCAGAACATTAGTACAAAACCTAAAGCATTCCTTAATGTAGCCGCCTTTGATGATAATTTCAATTTTGTTGATGAGAATAGTGTAGTAAAACAAGTCCAAGGCTTAGTTGATTCATTGTCTTCGCTAATAGTTAATAAGGTAGTTGTTAAGCGAACTGGTTTTGTATATCTATATCTTTCGAATGAGAGTGCACAGGATGTGTTTTTCGATAATCTAATCGTCGTACATAATAGAGGGCCATTAAAGGAAGTAACGCACTATTATCCTTTTGGTTTAACAATGGCTGGTATAAGTAGTCATTCTTTAGAGGGAAGTTTATATACGGAGAATAAGTTAAAGTACAATGGTATTGAATTTAATGAGGATTTTGACTTGGATGAGTATGATGCAAATTTTCGTACATTAGATCCTCAGACTGGCAGATGGGGGCAGGTTGATCCCAAAATCGACGAAGATATGGAGAGGTGGAGCCCTTATGCGTCGAATTTTGATAATCCCATTAGATATAATGATCCGTTGGGAGATGTTCCAGGTGGTGGCCCAACACCGGGTTTTGTCCAATTTGCACCATTGCTTTATGAAGCCCTTGTAGGTCTTTATGAGGCGGCTGTTGTGACAGGATCAGTTGCTTATGTCGCTAATAAATCAGATCAAATTAAAGAAGCTGTTTTAGCTGGGCCTGGTCCCATTGCGAATTCAAGTGTATCCATGGTGCCTGAGTCGATGAGGGCAGATGTTATGAATGGTGCACCAACGGCTACAGCCAAACCGGAAAAAGCTGCACCTGCGGGAGAATTTGCGTTTAAGGTTCCTGGTTTACTAATAGATGATAAGGCGGCCACGGTAAAACCCGAAAATTATGTTTTTGCAAGAAGAGGTCGAGGAGGGGCCCAGGCAAAACTTAAAGAAGTCGGAGATGATCCTAAGCAAGGCTCAGCAACTAGGGGTTGGATTAAACAGGAGCGAAACGCAATGCAAAGGGATCGAAAG
This window of the Chitinophaga sancti genome carries:
- a CDS encoding DUF6443 domain-containing protein translates to MRNINSKIFVSIFALILFAITPAFCQNIPKEIVPVNASAPAIPGAYSNSKINYIRTWEPDMPTSDTAVVKSTLRTPSEVKQSTEYYDGLGRIIQSVTKGISPAGNDAVSMNIYDPFGREVVKYLPYVPKTGNVNDGRFKTDPFNGQNAFYKDTLLNPAAAGESIYFARTIFESSPLNRIQKEYSQGNNWAEEGGNRSVQTSYQFNTISDSVRLFALADDATVPTSTTIYKAGTLFKNIVTDENNRQTISFVDKEGRKILERVQSSFAPGIGHRGWLSTYYIYNLRGQLAFILPPKAVDIIKASFSISTALAAELCFSYRYDLRGRIIEKKIPGAEPVEMAYDKRDRLVFSRNGLLKSRFQCQGYYYDSINRQIQYNVCNDTASVKTIQAVFDTMTVISQSPPLPFIPNNWIIPMSYTYYDKYNFPGASSYTTTDISASRVGSNSYPETMPSSASAMTKGLVVGKRSFVISDTVWLTTTSFYDDKGKVIQVNSDNWARGKDITNTRYDFSGKILSTYQRHTNPKSRSTPSSTLLTIFHYDAAGRPDSLIKTLNDNPLLQKVICLTSYDELGQKKNERFDVNASGQIETLNYSYNLKGWLKSINKNYLNTANSSSNWFGLELSYDNGFDSVKYDGNISGTKWKSGDDNISRAYGYGYDPVNRLISAYFTQQNVGSTTWTNTPVNFSVSGISYDASGNIFSMKQMGMNGPISQTIDSLKYFYSYGTNSYTNKLYYVTDKANNPASLLGDFHEANNTETQDYYYDPNGNICKDKNKNIDTIYYNDYNLPAIINIHNRGVLYYVYDGEGNKVGKVIIDTVSSQPRVVRTTYANGFVYVNNNNTLDTLQYINHEAGRIRPVFKTGLPTQWSFDYFLKDHLGNTRVILATRRDTATYAATMESSVSGLENALFNNIDNTRAPKPSYYPNDPTTNPNANVALLNGGSGGQKIGPSKVLRVMAGDTISVSVKAVYHNVGAATSANTSSIMVASILSAFSGNFVTDGAHSSGGVSSPINNLTSSLYDNLRTKDPDQNISTKPKAFLNVAAFDDNFNFVDENSVVKQVQGLVDSLSSLIVNKVVVKRTGFVYLYLSNESAQDVFFDNLIVVHNRGPLKEVTHYYPFGLTMAGISSHSLEGSLYTENKLKYNGIEFNEDFDLDEYDANFRTLDPQTGRWGQVDPKIDEDMERWSPYASNFDNPIRYNDPLGDVPGGGPTPGFVQFAPLLYEALVGLYEAAVVTGSVAYVANKSDQIKEAVLAGPGPIANSSVSMVPESMRADVMNGAPTATAKPEKAAPAGEFAFKVPGLLIDDKAATVKPENYVFARRGRGGAQAKLKEVGDDPKQGSATRGWIKQERNAMQRDRKARPGIRNPPGTELAHDRGKEAAKGYNYDDSKLKTKELHDLQHRTEKKLRDSN